The DNA window AGATAATAATGAACAGCAGAGTCATTAATAGTTTAAATAACATCTTCCAACACTGTGCGTGTATCATTAACAACGAGTGTTTGTCAACTCTCTGCAGTGAATGTGACTGGAGATCACTCACAAAAATAGTGTCCACTACTGTTCACTTTCAAActtctattttcaaataaaattccAGAGTGGAAGTTAGGACCCACAGTGTGAAGTCATCAGTCCAATGGCTCTGAATGTATAAATACTGTGGTCACACTTGTGCATGACGCTGCGTGATGGATGCACGCGTAtgaaaggatgaggaggaaacgaGGGGTTCAGCGATTGATAGAACAGCTgatatagattctatagatctgggatctttgtgctgaactgagtccagtatTAGATCAGCCGACCGAACCGAACCatcccagtacaaacacaagcacataatAGTAATTctgttaaattatatatattaggGACGTCACAGCTGTCTCTGAATTGAATAACCCTAATCCTGCAGTTTGGATGATTCAAATACAGGCGATATAACAAGTTCCCTCACATTCAGtgtagtgatttttttttgacTGTCATGACTCACCATGGAGACCCATTGGTCAGCagaatttaatattcatgaggtgctttgcattgaccatttatgATTGATCTGGATGTCCTGCAATTTTCTCATgctgaacaaagacaaaaccaaaGTTTTGGTGTTTGGAACAATAGGGATGCTTTAAATGAGTCCTTAGCATCCCAGGATCTACAGTGCActcttttttaagatcttggacctttgtgcagcaccctgagacaactgtttgttgtggtgctgtgcaatatatataaatttgattgattgatggaacttaaccctaaccctgcagggagtgggggggtgatgagcttctaacacgtgacacaaatataaagaaacacaaacaaatgtctctggagacaaagtgctgacacacacatagaagacacagatgaagacgtgaagacagtttgtggtgatgagagctgacgacggtgtcaggtgatgtaaacatgatcacatgatcacttcctgtctgtctgctccacctctcacctgaagaacagggaggatctgatgctgaacgagtctgagcagaaaacctgctgctgagttgttcagctgtgaaacacGAACTCTGTCAGGCTTAGGTATTACTCTGTATTACTGTGATACTTTGTAACTGTTGTGTACTGTAATACTCTGTGTGCTGTAGTTGGAAAGTtttgaaataaagtttgaaatgaaaagtgaaaccaGTGTGACATCTTTATTTACCTGAACGCATTGTCATGGttactcaacacacacacactctggtctGATGACACAAGTGGCGACAATCAGTCAAACTAACATGAAGGTAAAAACCAGGTTTATCCTACAAACACTAAtataggaacacacacactttaaaatgtttctacaaaatataaaaaataaatatgtacatgaagaaaaagaggaaaactgatCGAGTTcttaaaaaccaaaagaaacactgaatctgACGCAGCGACTGCTCACATcctgagctgtgattggtggatGAATCTACAGCGTGGTGAGGAAGTCTTTGAcctgcagcaggaaacacatTCCAGTtactaaatgaaataaaatataagtttCAACAGAAAAATTTACAAAATTGAAATAAACCTTGTCGATGATGACTTCCTGTTTGATTCGATCGTTCTTGAAATCGTCGCTAACATCCAGAGTCAGAACAGGAAGATCGTTCAGATAATCAAAGTCcaacctggacacacacacacacacacacacacacacacacacacacacacacacacacacacacagtggttgaCTGATCTCATTTGGATTTGCATGATCAATTACTGATCAAAATGTGACAGAAGTGTGTCATTGGTGTGGAGTTACCTGAGGCTCCTGTGGTGAAGCCACGCCTCATGTTTGAAGTGAAGCTGCTCCAGATACTCAAGAGGTAGTCCCGCCTCCTCCCCACGGCCCCGCTGGAGCAACCGCTGCATACAGCGCTGAAATATACAGACTAATACTGAGGACCACGAAGGTAGCGCTGACAAATACAGACTAGCAGAAGTAGGATAAGCAACAGTATTATATTAGCGGCAGTAGCATTAGCGGCAGTAGCATTAGCGGCGGTAACAGTAGTATTAGCATTTGCATTAGCAGTGGTACCTGTGGCTGTGCTCTTAGGTAGATGATGGCGTCCAGGTGGATCTCAGGTGTGAACTGCTTCAGTAACCAGGTGTGCCAGTCCTGATAAACACTCCACTCAGTGTCCGAAAGGTTCCCACACTCAAACAGGTTTGATGCAAACACGTACCTGAACGCAGAGTAATCTATTACCAAAGTAATCTATTAGAGAGAGACAAGCACAGAGTACACAGGGTAATCTATTACCTGTATGCACAGTGATCATTACCTGTAGTCATCAGTTACCTGTCAGAGTAAACAGAGCGCTCGTAGAACTGAACAGGTTTTTCACTTTGTTGAAGTTTGATCGACGGCGACTGAAGCTGAGAACGAACTCTGCTGAGACACGCATAactctgagagacagacaggtagagagagagagacagaaatattaTCACATCTATAACAATTACTATAAATATTCTCATTATTAAtatggttattattattgtgattcaTATTGTTGTTGTGGCTGAGGGGGCAGGGTCAGGAGCTCACCTGGAAGGTGTAGGACCAGCGGCTTGGTTTATCGTACAACATCTGCAGAAGGTTTCCTCCGCTCTTTTGAGATGAGCTCAGTTCCTGAAGACACAGGAAGTCGTCAGCACTTTATTGTGAAAGGACAGGAcgtgtgatgacatcattgctGCGCTCACCTGGTAAACATCGTCGCTCTCGTTCTGCACATTGCACCATTTTCCAATCGGTTCAGGAATCACCTCCCAGTCCTCTGACGCCCCCTGGAGGAGGCGCACAAATGTCGACTTTCCTGCAGCTGAGAACCACATAAACAGacgggacagacagacagagagagggagggagatggagacagacagagagagagggagacagggaaatagacagagagagagagagacagatagatggacagagagagagacaaacagatatagagagagagagagacagacagaaaggcagacacagagagagagagacagatagatggacagagaaggagacagagagagagagaaggagacagatagatggacagagaaggagacagagagagacagacagatggacagagaaggagacagagagatagacagagcgagagagggagacagagagatagacagagagagagagacagatagatggacagagagggacagaaagacagagagagagagagagagagagagagagagagagagagagacaaaaacagcCTGAGATTAGCTTCGGTCCTCAGGGGAGcggagtttctctggagttcagcCGGAGAAGCCTCATGTTCCCGgggttaaacacacacacagaccggAGGAACTCACCGATGTTTCCCTCGATGGagattttcttctctttgcGCCAGGAGCTGTCACTCAGCGTCGGACTGGCAGGACCACGGCACAGCTTCTTCGGTGGTGTCGCCATGTCTGATTGACTGATATCGGTTGTTAATCGGTGATCGGTCTTTGTCCTCCGCGAGACGAGAAACTGACTGACTGCGCGCGAGCTGCTTCGAACATCGAATCTCCGCGCGCTGTCACACTTCCGTTTCCGGGGTCAGGACGAGGACTGAGTGTCAGTAATCAGTGTCTCGATGTCAGCAGTTCgaatctttatgtacagtcaaCGGTCTAAATCATGATAACCAATCatcataataacaaaaataataacttgtTTTCCAAGTGTTTTCCTGTGATCTTTCAGTTACAGTAATTCAGtaatattatacatatatatttataacataTGTTTTACAATATTATTTTACTATATGTCTTTTTAAATCTACGAATTGGGACAGCGCTTCAAGAGGCCGTTACGTGATCAGGAGTCGTCTTGGGAAACTGTGACGTCATCAGTAGTCGTCGATGTAAACAGAAGCGACTAAAGGTTTTCCGGTATGTTGTACTAACATTGTTGAGTTCTGAAATAAAGTTACGAAAGTGACAAGCCTGTAATATAAAGAGATAACATCTGTGCTAATGCAGGAGGATTACATTTCCAGGTAAGGAGACGTTTTATCCCCTCCGgactaatatatatatgtataaatatatgtatatatatatgtatatatatatgtatatatatatatatatataaataaaatgatataaaatgatGTTCCACATTAATCCAGTGGAAATGAAAAAGTTTCGATGCTCgacattatttcacatttaaatcaaaagcTCACAGCTTCAGGTCACGAGTCTGTATGAAACTTAAACTGGTTCACTGACATCGTGTTTCTTGATGCGACATGAGATCAGGTGAAAATACGTGATTATCGAGAATAAATCAGTAGTAACGATgtaatgttagcatgctagcgtTAGCATCGGCAGGTGTAACtagtttttaatgttgttgtgaAAACAATTATTAAACATTATTCTCTGCGCCAGTAGTTACGTCATTGTCGCAGGATTATGATGTGCAACAACACCGCCTGTCGGTGgtaatttttaaatatttatttgacttaGTATTAATACTTTTAGGTCAAAAGAAGTAATTATATGAACTTGTCATGTTTTACTGCCACAACTCACAGATCTTTGTCAAACAAACGGCATCAGAAATAGTCCGGGGAGGTTTGTCATAAAACTGACTGTAAATGACTGAGAGGCTGTTCAAGTCCGTCTGTGAAAATGACACCAAACATGATGGATCGTGATGgaggtggatcatgatggtggatcgtggACTGTGATCATGGACCATAGGTCCTGATGGTGTCAGCTGATGGTGGACCATGATCATAACAAGAGATCTTgatacacaacatgtctcctcatcttctaCTATCAGTAActcctcagttcatgtgtctgctccttcatctctatcagacaagTCCTCATGTAGAAATACTTTAAACAGAaagttacaaactgtttcttctaatttCCTGTTCTAGTGTCAGACTCAGTTTGTGACATCATGAATCCAGGAAGTGTTTTGATTGACAGTAGTACTGATGTTGTACTGATGTAGTACTGATGTAGCCTCAACATTGTACTGCCTTATCAACGATGTAGAATTAAAGGAGaactgtgtgttgcaggaggacATGGCTTCCCCTGATCTGAAGGTCCTAGTTACCGGGGCAACAGGTCTGTTAGGTCGAGCTGTGTGCAGAGAATTTGAGAACAGCAGCTGGTTGGTCATTGGGACTGGATACAGGAGAGCCAGGCCCCGCCTCCTCCGCTGTGACCTCACCGACGAGGACGCCATCAGACAACTCCTGCACAAGTACAAGGTGAACAGATgactacctgtctgtctgcacctgtctgtctgtctgcatctgtctattattttatctgaactgtctctctctcagcctgatGTGATCGTCCACTGTGCCGCAGAGAGACGTCCAGATGTTGTAGAGAGACACACGGATGCAGCTGTTAACCTCAATGTAAACGCCACGAGCACGCTCGCCAAGGAGGCAGGTCAGCGATCACAAGACACGTGTCAGCAATAACATGTGTTTCCACGTTACATATGTTGAACATGTATGTCATGTGTGCAGCTGCATGTGGAGCGTTCTTCCTCTACATCAGCAGCGACTACGTTTTTGACGGACGGAATCCTCCGTACGGAGAAGACGACGTCCCGAACCCACTCAACATCTACGGACGAACAAaactggagggagagagagaagcactGAGGCACTGTCCAGGTactgtcctgtctgtctgtcagttttttctactgtctgtctccctctcctcacctgtctgtctctcaggtgcGGTGGTGCTCAGGGTGCCCGTTCTGTTCGGGGAGGTGGAGTCAGTGATGGAGAGCGCCGTCACATCGCTGTGGATCAAAGTTCAGGAGGCGACAGAGAGCTGCACCCTGGATCACTGCCAGCAGAGGTTTCCCACGGACACCCGAGATGTCGCTGCCGTCTGCAGGAAGCTGTCTGAGAGAGCGAGACAGGTGActatcagagagagagagagctgggtAACTTTCaggacctgtctgtctcaccacctgtctgtctttcaggACCCGTCTGTCCGAGGAATCTTTCACTTCTCATCTAACGAGCAGATGACCAAATATGAGATGGGCGTGGCCATTGCTCAGGCCTTCCAGCTGCCTTCCAATCACCTGATTCCTGTAAATATGTTCATCAATATGTTTATTGATAAAGTTTATTTCAACATTATTACATTAGTTCAAGTGTTTGCAAGAGTTGTAGTTTTAATAACTTTTAGTGTTTATCGTTTCATGTGGTATTGACATGTAtttacgtgtgtttgtgtgtatatgtgtgtgtttttgcgttTGTGTATACGTGTATAGTTGACGGAGCAGcccgcctcctcctcagctcttcGTCCAATCAACAGTCGTCTGAACTGTTCTCGTCTTCAGCTGCTGAATCTGAACGTGGAGCCGCGACCTTTCACCTCCGCTATCAGTGACTGTCTGTGGCCGTTCACACCCGACAAACACTGGAGACAGACAGTTTtccactgagagacagacagtaatGAGTTTCCAGGTTCATATTGAAACAGAACCAGTGTGAGTCCAGATTGTATCAATGTGAACAGATTgaacaacattttatttcacttggAACAATCTCAAAACTTTAACATAAACCACAGGAAGTGACTCTGACTGTAGATCTGTGTCCGTCATCTTTGTTTGCAGCTGCAGGTGTGAAACAGCACAACTATGACCTGACgcgcgcatgcacacacacacacacacacacatacaacttgacaaaataaaagtctcttTTCCTCCACAGCTTTCTTTCCACCTGTTTTATTTACTCCACTTGTCTCTTGCTTCCactgtgtttttcctgctctctgctgcagtgGTTTAAGTAGCattacacaataaaataaaatgacaaccttgtatttgtttatactgtatttatgaCATGTTATAAATATCAGGATGTTTTTCTGATCAATGATCAATAATATTCAGATCAGATTAACGATGTAGTAGATTCATTTTCCAGCTCAATGATTCTGAAAGTTAAATCATCTTGTTGTTATCATATATTTGACGACGACATGCTTGTCTCTATGTTACAACAGCTCAAAAAAAACTAAGACAACAGTTAAATGACACATCAGATTTTAATGAATGATTCAAGTGtaaaatctttactgatgaACATTGTAGAATtagttgagaacaaaatgacatAACAACGATCAAAGGAAACTAAAACCATCAACCCAGTGAGGCTGGATTCAAACCTGAACATCCCAGTAACAAACTGAAACCACCGGCTGATCCAACGTGTGTATCAAGTCATCATGTGACTCAGTGAGTGTGGCCTCCTGGTGCCCATAAGTTTCCAACACATGATGCTCCTGATGAGTCGGAGGGTGGAGTCCTcggggatctcctcccagacctaGATCATCACTGagctcctggacagtctgtggACGGATGCACCGATACATAACGTCCAATAGGTGCTCAACTGGATTTAGGTCAGAGAAACGTGAGGGTCAGTCACTGGCATCAAGACCTGTCATCCAGGAACTGTTGACACTCCGGCCACATGAGGCAgtgtcctgcaccaggaggaacccaatCCTAtgatgtatgtatatatatatatgtgtgtttatatattgtgtgtgtatttttttatattatattaatatctTTATGCGCATTGTATGGTTTTAttcgattattattattattaaatacgTAAAACTCACATAATCTCATCAACTAGAAGAACAGCAGGGGGCGCTAATAAACGTCACCTGCCGGAAATATTGAGG is part of the Paralichthys olivaceus isolate ysfri-2021 chromosome 15, ASM2471397v2, whole genome shotgun sequence genome and encodes:
- the LOC109642212 gene encoding deoxycytidine kinase 2; protein product: MATPPKKLCRGPASPTLSDSSWRKEKKISIEGNIAAGKSTFVRLLQGASEDWEVIPEPIGKWCNVQNESDDVYQELSSSQKSGGNLLQMLYDKPSRWSYTFQSYACLSRVRSQLQSPSIKLQQSEKPVQFYERSVYSDRYVFASNLFECGNLSDTEWSVYQDWHTWLLKQFTPEIHLDAIIYLRAQPQRCMQRLLQRGRGEEAGLPLEYLEQLHFKHEAWLHHRSLRLDFDYLNDLPVLTLDVSDDFKNDRIKQEVIIDKVKDFLTTL
- the mat2b gene encoding methionine adenosyltransferase 2 subunit beta codes for the protein MASPDLKVLVTGATGLLGRAVCREFENSSWLVIGTGYRRARPRLLRCDLTDEDAIRQLLHKYKPDVIVHCAAERRPDVVERHTDAAVNLNVNATSTLAKEAAACGAFFLYISSDYVFDGRNPPYGEDDVPNPLNIYGRTKLEGEREALRHCPGAVVLRVPVLFGEVESVMESAVTSLWIKVQEATESCTLDHCQQRFPTDTRDVAAVCRKLSERARQDPSVRGIFHFSSNEQMTKYEMGVAIAQAFQLPSNHLIPLTEQPASSSALRPINSRLNCSRLQLLNLNVEPRPFTSAISDCLWPFTPDKHWRQTVFH